The genomic stretch ACTCCAAAGAAACCACCTAGGAAGGAATTAAGAGGAGGATTGATAGGGGCTTATATTTGGAGGTAACAGCAAAAGATTGACGAACCAAGGAAATGATTTCAAAGCAACAAATTAGCTCTGACACcaagaaataaaatatgcaTTCCAAAAAAACAAGAGTAGTTCTATTCTACAAGTCGAAGTATTCATCATCATTACAGTTAAgttcaaaaatcaaacctaataGAACTTATAAGGGCCTGAGATGGATTGAACCCGTGACCTCCAAAAGCTAACAGGACAATAACAGACTTTGGCTGGATCAAACCCCACCATATGTTTATTGGGGGAGTAGGTGCTTCTTGGTCGATAGACCATTGGCAATCATAATGTGAATTCATACTAAACAGGACAATAACAAACCTTGGAATGGTCCCACGGCGACGTGGGTCATATTCTGTTGCTTGTCGAAGAGCTCTTGCAAAAGCTTTGAAGGTTGCTTCAATTATATGGTGAGAATTTCTTCCAGCAAGCTGGTGctcaaccaaaatcaaaatattcCAGCAagcaaaattaataaaaacatagaaataTGTAAATTGGACGAAAGTGCAAAAAAACAACTACAAATTCAGAGAAAGTGCACGAAGATGGCATTTATTTTAGTAAACTTCATGTCTTCGTTTCAAAGAATCAAATCATTCAAGAACTAGTCAGATGATTTAACATTGACTATGAGAAAGTTAAGAACCTTCTAGTATTATTACCTGGCGAATGTGAAGTGTCATGCCAGAAGTATTCACCAGAGACTGGAAAAAGTGCTCCACCAACTACAAATAAAATAGTCCAAATGACTTATCTCCGCAAGTAACAAGTTcaagaagaaaactaaaataaaagaatcaagcagataaactatataaaattgcagaaaatttcCACAGATGCACACGATGTCACATTGTGTTGATGTCTCAGCCGGAAGTTCAACTACTTCTCCagagaagaacaaaaaattgagaCATCTAAATTCTTGATGTGGGAAGGAAACAAAGACAAGTCCTACCTGAGTGTCATATGTTCCAACTCTCTGAGTAGGTATATGCAGATCATAACTTAGATGTGGTCGGCCAGATAAATCCTGAACAACAATGTCCTCTAAATAAGCAattatttcaaatataaaaagaaagtaaaaaagcaTACGTGGTTAGAGAGGACATTGAATACTCGACAATGAGTTAATACTACAATCTGGCGTACAAGTTCAATAATGATATGAAGATAGCATTATAGCTCAAGTCCCATACGCCTCAGCCTTCAGGATCTGGGGCTCTCCTATTAATTCACCTCACACATGTAAAAGCAGGATAATTGTTATGTGAGGGGCTTGAATTCCAGCCACATTTATGATGTAATTAATACACTTGTTCAGCGCCTATGGTGCATTAATGCACCTACTTTTTTAGCCTTCGTTTTGCTACCCAACCCCTATTGTAACCAATCCTAATTCGTTTGTTTGCCACCTTATTTCATACTTGCTGCCCAGCCAACTCCATGAGCAAATTTAAAAGCATTTCTTCACTTGTGGGTTTCATCGTCTTGTGGGTAAAGCAGTTGAATGTGCACTATAAATAGAGGCtgttgccttttgtttttgtgggtGTGTAAGAAAGAACTTGGTTACAGTCTATATTTTGTAAGTGAATTTTGTCTCCGCCTGTGGACGTAGAGCATTACGCCGAACCACATAAATATTTGTGTCCTTGTGTGTgcttgttatatttttgttcttccATTTCTTTACTAGTACGTCATCCACAATCTTAATTTATCACAAGAATAACCATCAGAAAGCTGAGTCCTAAGACAATATTCTAACCAATTTCATGTTCTATTTCTTGTCTACGCTAATAATTCATAAAGATGCTACCAAAATATAGAACTTTCAAAGTTACTAAGTCCTCAATTACACATTGCTTCAGACAGTTATTTAAGGACCCAAAAGCCACCATGTTATAATGTGTTTttgccaaaatttatttaaaggaTATCCTATTAGTTGGTGATACCTATTGATTTCCAATCAAATGCAAACACAGGTTAATCTTAACATCAGTAAATTTTTTGACACTGAAACACTTAAAATGTGATTAATTTACATGGAACGATCAAGTCAAACCTACCAGCGCAACATGTACTAGTGCTTCATCAAGAGGAGCAGAGAAGTCACCAAACCGATTTATTCCTTTCCTATCACCAAGTGCCTGCAAAAAAGCCTGCAGAACATGCAAAACTAGATTGGTACATCTCACACCCAGAGATATTAAAAGGTGGATCCAAAAATAAAGCTGTTGAATGATCTTTGGATGTCCCCTAACTTGGTCCATTCTGTTTTATATAACATTCTCAAGTAAGCATAAGCATATATTTGAAAGAGATATGAGGCTAAAGTAGAATTGGTTAAATGActtaaataaaggaaaaacgTAGACTAATTGGGAATCGACCAAATACaaaactattttatttgaatgctaggtagaaaagaaaaaaagcaatgGACTGCCTCAAATTCAGTGTCCCATCCGGACAAATTATAAGCAATAACAAAACAATTGATGCAAGGGTTTTCAGTACCGTTCCAATGGCAAGAGCGACATCCTCGTTAGTGTGATGATCGTCAATGTGGATGTCCCCAGTAGCTTTCACATGCACATCCAACAGCCCATGCGAAGCAAGTTGCTAACATAAAACAAAGTAAATAAAATGAACAAGCAGCGCAATCAGACTCAAAATTCACATAATAAAATCACAACATAAGTGTGTTTTCTAACTCAGGTAGTTGGCATATAGCAGCTGAGCTAAGAGTGGACTCAGAAGAAAATTataatcaacattttttttactctCTGCCCTAAATTCATATACTGGCAAGTAAAATTTGCCTTCtgtgtttttttgaaaaaaagctGAAACTGGGGATCTACGACTTAAAACAGCTAAACCCAGATTCAGAAACAAATATAAGATCAagaaatcaatcaaattaaagCAAGTTTTCAAGCCAAAATCACTAACATCCAACATGTGATCAAGGAAGGGAATCCCAGTATTATTCTCAGCAACCCCCGAACCATCCAAGTTTATTTTCACCGACACATTGGTCTCCTTCGTGACCCTCTTGACCTCCCCAATCCGAGCCCCTGAGAAACAACCAACAAGGACTCAAACCCACCTCCGAGtttcaaaaaacaaacaccaaGAAGCCAAATTTGTAGGATCAAAATTTGTTGTTACCTGCGCCGAACGGAAAAGCGGTTATCGTCGAGCCATTTTCGTCGACCAAAGCGGCACAGGAAATTGATCTCTGTGGGTCCTGAGACATTGTCAGGAGCTGGCGATGATTTGGTGGGAAAATTGGGCGCTTGGGAAAAGAAGTGAGAGTGGGAGCGAGAGGTCTCTGAGAAACCCTAACCCTGGGTTTTAGCAGCGGAGATGAGATGGGATATTCTACAAGACGCGCAGACGCAGCTGCGGTTAGCTCCATGTTCAGAAACCAAGCAGTGGCCTACTGACACAGATTGCGAATAAAGTCAATCACTGAACCAAACGGGAACGgcagaggtttttttttttttttttttaatatatattttgtcatgTCCAAAGAGGGAGGATGATTCAATCTACTGACCTTCGTTTTATTAGGCGTGATcttagtcgattgagctaccttttggaataaaaatgacaaaatagttGTAAGTGTCAGGCCTAATTTCTATTAACCATGTTCCAAGacgtaactcaatcggctggaatcCACTTAATGAAGTaaagatcactagttcgaatcttcctccTCTTTTATGCGagcatgttaaaaaaaaaaaaaaaaactctattaaccacctcattttttagacttttctttttaatagcTAAAAAAACACACCTCATTTTCTAGAgaatggtttataaaattaaaaaaattatgtcataACATAgcaaactgcgattttaaactaaaGTGTATTATTTTAGCGGAATACCTTCCTTTTCATTTTGTCTACATTATTTAATAGTATTGAAATAATGTCAACGTTGGCGagtttgtttcaaaaaaataaataatatgacatCATGTATACGGTTAAATCCTGaccaatttttatttgaaatagaaagaatCTTTGATTGTGTGGGAGTGTGATTTCAAAAAATTGTGgtttaaaaacatagaaaaaatgCGTTTCTAAATAATGAAGCTTCTACATTCTTCTAATTGACAAAACGCTGACAGAATACGAGTTTGAGAATTGAGATTACAGCAATTTGCTAATACAAGTGAATAATATCAGATTTGCATTGATTACAGCAGAGTAACAAGAACAGTCAAGTCAAAACCTGGTGAGCTCAGAGGAAAAACTAATCGTACAAAGAGATGATTATTAACGTCCCAATGAATCTACAgatctaaaaaatatatataaaacattgcATGGGAAGCCCTCGTTTTAAGTGCCTTGAAATTTTCAAATGGAAGAGCCCTCTTTCATTTCAGATCATGACAATAGCCCCACATTGAACGCTTAAAACAAGTTGGTTCTCAGCGCAGGAACTTCAGAGGTTTCTGGAGTACCATCAAGAGCACCATGTCTTGTTGCTCTCATAAACAAACCGATCAAATTCAGCAACAAAGGTGATGGTAACCGGGAAGATCTACTCAAGTATCATCCACAACCACCTATTTCATGTGATGAGATGACTTTGATAAATAGCAAACTGATAAAGGGCTTGGAGAGACACTTCACACTTGTATATACACCGTGAAGCAGCATGAGTGCATTGGGTCACATGCTCAGGGCATTTCACAAGATCATCTCCAACTTCCGAGGATTGAGCTTAATTCAGAGCAGCAATTTCACCATCGACTTTGTGATCATATGACACCACATCACTTGCATCAAAAGGCACATTTCCTAACTTTCTGAGAGAGAACTTAATCTTGACATGCACAAAAGTTAACCTAGAACCTTAAAAGGCTAGGGGCCAAATGAATTTCCGATTGGACTCTGATAAAATTTATTCACACTATCTGAATCAGGGAACAGACATTAGCTCCAAAGACTTAAAATCTTTTGAAGATGAGGCATTCCCTAATTGAGAAATAGGGTTAGTAGAGCAGCATACTTGGTCAGATGCTGCAATAATATCAAACAGAGCCAGATGCAGTCCTTCTTTCATGTGCATCATTCTCAGAATTGTCATCAGACGCACGCaatttgctttttctttcacatgcaatttgaatatttgaatcaGTTTTAAATTGCAAGGAACCCTCACCACGACCATTTCGAGTAGAATCATAGACATCTAGAGTTTCATTCATCTCCTCGGTGATGTTCTCAGCAAAAACTTCCCCTGAATAAGGAACAGGCTCGAGATGGTCAACATTAATGTTTACTTCATGGGTCTCATCCATATCACTCTCACTCAAAGACCGGGTATTATCTACAACAGGGCAATCCATTACTGGTTCATTTTCCAAAGCAGGTGCATCATGACCTATATCGGAGGGAAACATATGTATCCTGACAGATGCAGATTGAGCTAACTTGTCCTCTGAATGAGAGTCGAAACATGCAGTCCCCTCAATGAAAACAGGAATTGTAACTTCACTAGAAACATCTACTGATTCACTCTTCATGGCAGTATTATTTAAGGCAACAACCGGACATTGGAAAGAAAACTGCTTATTATCTTTGTCAGGAGAATCCAACACTAGATCTTGTTTGATCTCTGGTGCATCATAGCTTGCGTTAGGGGGAGACTCACATTTCTCCTTGGAAGCAGATGCAGTTAACTTGTCCCCAGAAAGAGAGTCAGAACATATAGCCCGCTCAGTTAAAACTGGAATCTTAAGTTTATGGGAAGCATCTAAAAAACTTGAATCTGCAGCTGCAACATCATCACATCCATGAGGATCATGCCCCGATGCAGCATCTATACCAGATTTATTATCTGCAGAATCATTAGCACAATGCAAGCCAGTATCATCACACCCATGTGGATCATGCCCAGCTGAGGAATCCATATCAGATGTATTGTCGGTAGCGGCAACTTCATCAGTCACCTCATTAGTATGATGCAGACAAGCATCATCATCACACCCATGAGGATCAGCCAAAGAATTCATATCAGATTTATTATCTGCAGCTACAACTTCATCACTTGTCTCATTAGCATGATGCAGACCAGCATCATCACACCCACGAGGATCATCTGCAGCTGCAACTTCATCAGTTATCTCCTTTGCATGATCTGAACCAGTACCACTACACCCATGAGAATCTTGCCCAGCTGAAGATTCAACATCAGATTTATTTTCCACCTCAGGCCTCCTAGAATGCTTACTTTCGCACTCTCTTTTCTTTGCACCTATTGGAAAGAAACAAATATGAACCTAAATGACAGGCCACAGATATAGAGTTAAAGAGGAAGACAACAAACAGCACAGCTGATACCTGGGCTGGTTGTCGTGTTTCCCTCAATGTTTTCTTGCACCAGTAAGAGCTTCTGTAACATATCTGTACCAGGGAAGACTAACATATTCATTGATCTCATTTCTTGCTTGAGTGATTCCTCAAGAGGGGTGAACCCAAAAACCACAGTCCATGTATGCATGAGTTCAGCAATTGCAGGAATAATCAGTCTCTCAACCTTGAGAGAGCAGAGAACCTTCATATAGTAGGAAGACAGGTGAAGTCAATGCCATAAAtgaaaaaggtcaaaaaaaaaaaaacagatacaAGAATTTGAATCTCTTTTCCATGCTAGTGAAATCACAAAGGACAAAGGACATGGTTCTTGTAGCTTACTGATTCAATAGCACCAAAAAGTCGACGGCACATCCCTTGACGCCTATATATATGGCGAACTCCAATAAATGGCATCTCCGCTAACTTAGTCCCATGGAACCTAACCAGGTGGTAGACACCATAACGATAATTGATAAGGATCACAATCCACACACAATCAGAAATCATATAAGTCTCAAGACTCACCAATTAAGAACTCCTGCCTCATACAAACTGACAAATAGGCAATAAAAAATTATCGAAAGAATTTAATAGCATGCTAATCCACACATATTCAGAATAATCAAGATCCCATTAACAGGAACTTATATATCATGGGGGATGTTGGATAATTAACATGAGAAATCTGCACAATGAACATTTCATATAACAACACTAGACCAACTATTAAATAGAGTACGATACCAACATTTAAGATCAGAGTCCATGAAAGCTTCACttagaagaagagaagaggaagagaaaagaaaagtagtGGCCATAGACATAATATTCCAGTTAGGCAGGGataaaaaaaagatacaaagaaaaaatctcTTGAACAAAGGCATTCATAAGAAAACCGATGCAATTGAAGAGCTCCCTCGTCATAAGAGGAGGAGCAGGAGCATGATTCCTTAAAGCATGTCCCACATGATTTTCCAGAAGCCAATAACTTTGTCCAAGCATAAAGTATTTTGgaaaattgtaattaatttaacTGTGATAAGTTATAAGTGCATTAAATAATAAACcatattattttcctttggGACACCCGCAGGGAGAGGAcaaatctttctttcttttttttttttttaattttttttataaatattttcctttatatatgCCTTCACACTAAAAATGATAAACTGCCAACGTAGAAACATATCAGTGACCATGGAAGTTTAGGGTATGTTACCTGATAGAAGCTGCAGAAATTATTTCATCACCCCTCTCCAAAATAACAGTGTAGAAGCCACTGTAGTTTAGACGATTCAAGTTTGACCTGGAAAAAAGAATGGGGAAACTAACTAACTTCAGAAAAATGAGACAACATATGTTTCACAAAGAATATCTAGATGACGGGTACTTTAAGCAACAGAATTTGCTATGCTTAAATACTCTAGAAAAGTGAGCGAATTATTCTAGTGAACTGAGCAGCCACACACAAAAGGAAACATTTACAGAAACTATGTGATATATCTCAAGGAGGTTTAGTGTTTGCGAACCAGTTGTACATCAAAACAGCTAAGTATAATTTATACGTAAGAAAACAGTAGTGGACCAGAAAAGCTAAAACACTTAAAAGTGAACCAGTATGCTGAGCCATATTTACACCATGATGTTCACTAAACCATAGTATCAGACTAAAGAATAATGTCATATGATTGTTTCTAATCACATTAAACATTTGATCACACATAAATTGGCTACCAATGCAGGCTAGCAGGTTTTGAAACAACTTAACCTTAATTTAAGGGCCCATAAACATCATGTGGACCCAATTTAAGGGTGATTAATTATTTACACAATCTCAATTTGTTATTCAGCCACTTACGGCACTAGGACCTGTCCCAGTCAACACCTAAACATGATAATGTTAAATCTTCCCTACTTTGACACCGCATGAGTCTTAACCCTGCATATAATAGAGGTAACAATGTTAATGAGGACAAATTTTCATCTTAAGTAGTCTACAAGCCTGGACTGAGTATGCTTTGGTCGATAAATAATGCATGATTA from Corylus avellana chromosome ca1, CavTom2PMs-1.0 encodes the following:
- the LOC132168055 gene encoding imidazoleglycerol-phosphate dehydratase, chloroplastic-like codes for the protein MELTAAASARLVEYPISSPLLKPRVRVSQRPLAPTLTSFPKRPIFPPNHRQLLTMSQDPQRSISCAALVDENGSTITAFPFGAGARIGEVKRVTKETNVSVKINLDGSGVAENNTGIPFLDHMLDQLASHGLLDVHVKATGDIHIDDHHTNEDVALAIGTAFLQALGDRKGINRFGDFSAPLDEALVHVALDLSGRPHLSYDLHIPTQRVGTYDTQLVEHFFQSLVNTSGMTLHIRQLAGRNSHHIIEATFKAFARALRQATEYDPRRRGTIPSSKGVLSRS